The Aedes albopictus strain Foshan chromosome 2, AalbF5, whole genome shotgun sequence region atattgttttatattgttacgatacttaacaacctgtataatatattgtaaaaatcctatttacaattcacggtatggtgtcctacattacatcttattgtttttgtatttttatttttacagtggtgtctattgtaaaaatatggttctaaatagtactgttacaatataacgttcggtttttctactgtattttttattcggggggTCACCGGTGTAATCATTGAAGCTATCGGTCGAGTCAACCATGACGTGCTAGTGGACGACTGACATTGACGAAAGAAGCTGATAAGGCCGCATTCAAGCTCCGTTTCAATGTAGCATCGGTCGCAACGGATTCAACCACCTTGGACACCTATGGTAGACATGTTCGGCTTCCAGATCACCGGCATCAAATCAACCAGGACGCACTGAGGATGGTTCCGAGTTAAAAATTGAACATGGTCATACCTAACATCGATGAAATCAACGGCCCACCGGTCGAGTTCAATTTCGCACCAGCATGCCTTCCAGATTTGAACCATTTTTACTTAAATGATAAGAAGGGGGAATGTTGGAGACTGACAAGAAGTCGAAGCAGCCATATTGATTTTGTAATTGTTGAtgtacacgtttattatgctgaagttgaagaacaggtccttgatcctcaacctgcatattctttcgtcgaccggccaccaaccgatcacgcgcctttgcatatcactcatcacgatgaaagctgttcttagctcgcgtgtgttgccgcagctctggtagaccaTCTACCTCTAAGTCCAAACGTTCACATCATGGATCATGTCCAACAAATCTCCAGCGGCGCTACGATGTCGAACCCGCGCTGTTTCAGTGATTCGGCGAGtatatgaagttgagagatcggtaaTTCctggtaccgagtttccaatcgcaagtcctatttgttcgctggggtcgttgtcaTTTGTCTCggctcgtattattctgttgctgaattTCCGTTACTATTCTTTTATGATTAGACGCATTGCTGGACACCAATCACTCACTTTACAAATGATCAGTTGAGattcttccctggcactcgggcgTCGATCAGTCGCCCTTAGCATGGGGAACAGACGCTGATGTGAGTCGCTCCTATTGGAGCACAAACGCCCAGCTTTGCAGAAGCCAACCCGCCTTCCCTTTCAGCCTACGACATAAGtctccaccggggttggttacccaatCTTTCCTAAGGATGCTCGCAGCCCGGCCGGTGCCacttggaggtagggataggagtcgTTGGGCACAGGCTACtcatctcaatgggatctgttcgggctgaaagtctcctctcaccaatacagataaaaaatggaTCTGAAGTACGCAAACGCTATCCTTAACGCTTCGTCCGTAAACAGGGATTTGTGACTATGCGGCTAGGGAGTTAGTCGTATAGGCGTCACGTAATCCTAggagtgtgggttcaattcccgcccagtcaggaaaaacttttcgtcaaacggaaattttTTCGCTGAGTCAATGGgtgttacacacttaattttgattaccgagttcggtaattttttgacgagattaaaactgctgagcaccgaactcgttcagcaaaaatgcattgtttacttttttcatacgattttgacagttgttttactgaacctcagtaaaatcgattaccaaaactaccgagatcgtactgctgttataatctcgtcaaaaaagtaccgaacaggcaattcagaaataagtgtgtagtgTTTGTTCAGTCTATACAACTCCTGGTTGTAGATGGTGAAGTGTTATTTTCTAAACGGTAATTACGCTTTCTTTATCTTTCTACAGGAAATAAAAAACTTCAGCGTGTGACCCTATCCATCTCACCGAAAGGCATCGAAATGATAGATCTTACCACCGGGGAAACACTGCTGCAGGTGTCCATTTACAACATTTCCTACTGTTCAGCGGATGCAGCACATGATCACGTGTTCGCTTTCGTCGGTACCGTCCACAATCCGGAAACGGAAGTTAAGGAGATGTGCTTCCGCAAGGACGCCGAAGAAGTAGAATTCGACGGCCCTCTGATTTGctatgccttcttgtgccaaaaGCGCAAAATGGCCCAAACCGTTACGCTGACGGTGGCCCGCAGTTTTGAACGGGCTTATCAAATCTGGCAGAATAAGCAGTTCCAGGCGGATCGGAAGCGCAAAGAGCTGGTCAAACTGAATGGTTCTAGTCGATCGGCTGATAGTGgcagtggcagcagcagcagtagcagtagtaATAAAAGCAGAGACGAGACCGACAGTAAGAGTTTGCTGATCGATTTCAATTCGGATTTGACTGCGGAGATTTGCTCCAAAGACCATCGGGAGCTACTGCAGAATACTTGGGTAGGTTTTAtaaagtaaatttaaaaaaaatgtaactaCACACTAAGATGAGCTCGGCAAACGCCGGCACCGCCGTGGCTCAGCAAATATTTATACTGAATCTCGGTTAAAAATtacgtttgttagctgaatttcggcaaaacatttcctGAGTCTCAGCAAACAAACAATACAATTGCTGAGATCCcgttgaaaaacaagtttgctgagtgctcggcggtgccaatctcggtaaaaagaaagaaaattgccgagattcagcgaaataaattaagtgtgtatgtaaTTCATATGTGTCCTTCATCCATCGACAGGTTTCATTTGAGGATGATCAATCGCAAGAATTCTTCACAGTGCCAAATCTCAACACTGCCAACGGATGGAGCAGGACTGCAATTTGTTCCAACTGAAGGAGGTCAATTATCAGCTTTTGAGCTTATCTTATCAATAAGATAGAGggtaattgttttttttatgattaaaacaaaaatacaaaaataaagaaCATACTTTACTACATACAAAattacaaaatacaaaaaaaactcaaaacttagttGTAAGCAATTGTGATAAAACTGGATGTTTATAATTTTAATGTGAAATAAAAATGATGTAACAAAtcagattatttttaaataaagatTCAGCGTCACTTCCAAAGAAAGGGAATGTATGTACCACAACGATCGTTAATACACTCCAACAACTTCAATTTGGAAAGTCAAGCATATTATTTACTTAACAAACGGTGTATCATGGAAAGATCGGAGTGTTTTAGGCAGATTTATAAGCACCATCGGGAGTACATGTACGATTATTTAATGTAGATTACAATAGTTTAAAGTAAGAAAATATACTTACAGATCTTATTCAGCTGGCCGGTTGCTGTCCTTGAACTTTTGCGATTTCCGCTTTGAACTTGGTTATGGTTTCTCGGGCAAGCTTCAGTTTGTCTTTCAGCAGTGTGATCTCCGATTTGACCTTCGCTTTAGTCTCGATTATGTTTTCCAACGATTGAACCTTTTTCTCTTCGactgtaaaaaaaaagaaaaaagaaacgtTTATTGATTTACCATCAGATTGAATCATTTAACAATTGTTGGGAATGCAAATTTACGAAGAGAGTAACATTGTCTTACTTATCTCAGCATCGTTAGGAACGCCGTAGAAGCTTGTTTTAACCTGTCTAATTAAACAGGGTTTGAAACAGAACTCGAAGCTAATATTGTGCATTGCGTAAAAAATACAACATTTCAAAATGCTATAACAACTaatctgcccccactcgcataacagtcccatctttgctgggtttccaaGCAAATGTGAATGCGAGGGCTGAATTTAGAAAATCTCACTTCACGAATACGAAtgtgaaacaagaaaaaaataagaGC contains the following coding sequences:
- the LOC134284002 gene encoding low density lipoprotein receptor adapter protein 1-A-like, which encodes MAFFKSIWKNGSKHKKLCEELALANNIRDFSDNHEELEDGFGEAITYSVKYLGNTTIATPRSENSTAEAVKKIITAAKGNKKLQRVTLSISPKGIEMIDLTTGETLLQVSIYNISYCSADAAHDHVFAFVGTVHNPETEVKEMCFRKDAEEVEFDGPLICYAFLCQKRKMAQTVTLTVARSFERAYQIWQNKQFQADRKRKELVKLNGSSRSADSGSGSSSSSSSNKSRDETDSKSLLIDFNSDLTAEICSKDHRELLQNTWVSFEDDQSQEFFTVPNLNTANGWSRTAICSN